One Cyanobium sp. Tous-M-B4 DNA window includes the following coding sequences:
- a CDS encoding Nif11-like leader peptide family natural product precursor: protein MSWSDLERLVADAETSQALQQTLSQCSSRQELLHTARQLGYRVTKGDLLNAWLEHHNAPAVNGAGGADRWAAGGS, encoded by the coding sequence ATGAGCTGGTCTGATCTGGAGCGGTTGGTGGCTGATGCAGAAACCAGCCAGGCGCTCCAGCAGACCCTCAGCCAATGCAGTAGCCGCCAAGAGCTGCTTCACACCGCTCGTCAGTTGGGCTATCGGGTGACCAAAGGCGACCTGCTGAATGCCTGGCTGGAGCACCACAACGCTCCTGCAGTGAACGGAGCCGGTGGTGCTGATCGATGGGCAGCTGGCGGCAGCTGA
- a CDS encoding LexA family transcriptional regulator: MLADLPIGEPVPFCLGSLGEGLDLQAALIPNPVCTFYMRASGNGMRQHGINDGDLMVIDRSVEPCSGHVVVVAHQGSFLMRPLLRQGEQWLLEPVRPNEVAIPLDLEVFDRSGLFGVVVHAVHHLNKPRLRKI; encoded by the coding sequence ATGTTGGCCGACCTGCCCATTGGCGAGCCTGTGCCCTTCTGCTTGGGTTCATTGGGTGAGGGCTTGGATCTCCAGGCAGCCCTGATTCCCAACCCGGTTTGCACCTTCTACATGCGGGCCAGCGGCAATGGGATGCGCCAGCACGGCATAAATGATGGCGACCTGATGGTGATTGACCGCAGCGTGGAACCCTGCTCCGGCCATGTCGTCGTCGTTGCCCACCAGGGCAGCTTCCTGATGCGCCCGCTCTTGCGGCAGGGGGAGCAGTGGTTACTTGAACCCGTGCGGCCAAACGAGGTAGCAATTCCTTTGGACCTGGAGGTCTTTGATCGCTCAGGCCTATTTGGCGTGGTGGTGCATGCGGTGCATCACCTCAACAAGCCGCGTTTGCGAAAGATCTGA
- a CDS encoding phage tail tip lysozyme, whose product MNQESGPHSNLQHWLSFFCSSGVTKSSLGVINPLTAEEACGFLGCMVIETGEPELENLDVIEAGSGAGRGAMQYTGVRRSAYDEARLQAIAEGIDPNSNSWQQQYFAEEYAGLHDPPQGSLIGWTRVFEDRPSGMDSAAAAAYWTGSAAAAEGYFRPGTPHLERRQAEAQRIWGLLQGGELVLPPAGG is encoded by the coding sequence GTGAACCAGGAGTCCGGGCCCCACTCCAACCTGCAGCACTGGCTCAGCTTCTTCTGCAGCAGCGGCGTCACCAAGTCCAGCCTGGGTGTCATCAATCCGCTGACTGCTGAAGAGGCCTGCGGCTTCCTGGGCTGCATGGTCATCGAGACCGGTGAGCCGGAGCTGGAGAACCTCGATGTAATCGAGGCGGGCAGTGGCGCTGGCCGTGGGGCCATGCAGTACACCGGCGTGCGGCGCAGTGCCTATGACGAAGCACGGCTACAGGCCATCGCAGAAGGCATCGATCCCAACAGCAACAGCTGGCAGCAGCAGTACTTCGCTGAGGAGTACGCCGGTCTGCACGATCCGCCCCAGGGCTCGTTGATCGGCTGGACCCGCGTCTTTGAAGACCGCCCCTCTGGCATGGATTCAGCAGCGGCAGCGGCCTACTGGACCGGTTCAGCCGCAGCGGCTGAGGGTTACTTCAGGCCCGGCACACCGCACCTAGAGCGGCGCCAGGCGGAAGCCCAAAGGATCTGGGGGTTGCTGCAGGGCGGTGAGCTTGTGCTGCCTCCCGCAGGGGGCTGA
- a CDS encoding L,D-transpeptidase, with the protein MTSMSADRFLDRFRFFLAEKQQIHAVGQLYEVISSSDQGAAILDEQAPWAVSYSSKPPAPPTPEPLPPAPAGGLDPRGSEEAGMAGPQMAAPVKPGDSYLLVNDRDEDLEAYDHSGKFLWKIPCLARGQGADTDWSHTNTDTPPGLYKLGQLYADYEQNPNPPCSDTAMAYGWYSFDLEELEGQEIKAGRAGIMLHGGGSACGWPGAWAAQQPLHPTLGCIRIHNVDLRDKVLPLYRQGTVYVGVFQEKK; encoded by the coding sequence ATGACATCGATGAGTGCCGATCGCTTCCTCGATCGCTTCCGCTTCTTCTTGGCCGAGAAGCAGCAGATCCACGCCGTTGGTCAGCTGTATGAGGTGATCAGCAGCAGCGACCAGGGCGCCGCGATCCTCGACGAACAAGCGCCCTGGGCCGTCAGTTACAGCAGCAAGCCGCCAGCACCCCCAACCCCTGAGCCGCTGCCGCCAGCACCGGCAGGCGGCCTCGATCCCCGCGGTTCAGAGGAAGCCGGCATGGCCGGCCCACAGATGGCAGCACCGGTCAAACCGGGTGATTCCTACCTGCTTGTGAATGACCGCGACGAAGACCTAGAGGCCTACGACCACAGCGGCAAGTTCCTCTGGAAGATCCCCTGTCTGGCCCGGGGGCAGGGCGCTGATACCGACTGGAGCCACACCAACACCGACACCCCGCCTGGTCTCTACAAGCTGGGGCAGCTGTATGCCGATTACGAGCAGAACCCCAATCCACCCTGCTCAGATACCGCTATGGCCTACGGCTGGTACTCCTTTGACCTGGAGGAGCTGGAAGGCCAGGAGATCAAGGCCGGCCGGGCCGGGATCATGCTCCACGGCGGTGGATCCGCCTGCGGCTGGCCTGGTGCCTGGGCAGCGCAGCAGCCCCTGCATCCCACCTTGGGTTGCATCCGTATTCACAACGTCGATCTACGCGACAAGGTGCTGCCCCTTTACCGCCAGGGCACGGTCTATGTGGGGGTGTTCCAGGAAAAAAAGTGA
- the ruvA gene encoding Holliday junction branch migration protein RuvA, with protein sequence MIGWLQGQLNHPWQQDKRYGLLLVCQGVGYEVQVSQRQWQQLPVQGSALELHIHLAIRDDAWILYGFGERHERDLFRELVAVSGVGPQMGLGLLGVMDPRELVQAIVQTDLRRLCQAPGVGKRTAERLAVELRTKLQQRFLGQLENHGDPDSLADGPLLPAEGRDEVQLTLAALGYEALEIHRALRAVAAVGIGESAGAEDWIRECLRWLSRPMD encoded by the coding sequence ATGATCGGCTGGCTGCAAGGGCAACTCAACCATCCCTGGCAGCAGGACAAGCGCTACGGCCTGCTGCTGGTGTGTCAGGGGGTGGGTTACGAGGTTCAGGTGAGCCAGCGTCAATGGCAGCAGCTACCGGTGCAGGGCAGTGCTCTGGAGCTGCACATCCACCTGGCTATCCGCGACGACGCCTGGATTCTCTACGGCTTTGGTGAGCGCCACGAAAGGGATCTGTTTCGGGAATTGGTTGCCGTCAGCGGCGTAGGGCCCCAAATGGGCCTGGGATTACTGGGAGTGATGGATCCCAGGGAGTTGGTGCAGGCCATCGTGCAAACCGATCTACGCCGGCTCTGCCAGGCGCCCGGGGTGGGCAAACGCACCGCCGAGCGCTTGGCTGTCGAGCTGCGGACCAAACTGCAGCAGCGGTTTCTGGGGCAACTGGAAAACCACGGCGATCCGGATTCGCTGGCAGACGGCCCCCTGCTGCCGGCAGAAGGCCGTGATGAAGTGCAGCTAACCCTGGCTGCCCTGGGCTACGAAGCCCTTGAAATCCATCGCGCCCTGCGCGCCGTAGCCGCCGTGGGCATCGGGGAGTCGGCCGGGGCAGAAGATTGGATCCGAGAGTGCCTGCGCTGGCTATCCCGCCCAATGGACTGA
- a CDS encoding major capsid protein: MGLTLIEAQKYARRAEQLAVLKTFAEGELLRRLPFRNLVGGSLSFPAETKLPRVGFRAVNEGYRQSYGVINSDSEFVHLFGGDLDVDRSIVDLQGPEARAAQTEMKVRSMRLTLEAAIINGDDTFDPRAFNGLSKRLAPGDEQTIDNGGSTLNLLALEALSDSVIGYGGDKVLIASKAARRQISTASRQAGGELYEVIDGRHYFEGIEILLVEEDAEGHAVLGYDEPAGTTSIYCCVLGDAAVCGLQGPFEGRYGIAVRDFGEVHDAPVFRTRVDWYVGFAVCNRKAAARLYNVAPMPLVLP, encoded by the coding sequence TTGGGCCTGACCTTGATTGAGGCGCAGAAATATGCCCGCCGCGCTGAACAGCTGGCGGTGCTCAAGACCTTTGCTGAGGGGGAGCTGCTGCGCCGCCTGCCCTTTCGCAACCTTGTCGGTGGCTCATTGAGCTTCCCGGCTGAAACCAAGCTGCCCCGCGTTGGTTTCCGGGCAGTGAATGAGGGCTACCGCCAGAGCTATGGGGTGATCAACTCCGATTCGGAGTTTGTGCACCTCTTTGGCGGTGATCTGGATGTGGACCGCTCGATCGTTGATCTGCAGGGCCCTGAGGCCCGTGCTGCCCAAACCGAGATGAAGGTGCGCTCCATGCGCCTCACACTGGAAGCCGCAATCATCAATGGCGATGACACCTTTGATCCGCGGGCCTTCAACGGGCTGAGCAAGCGCCTGGCACCTGGAGACGAGCAGACAATCGACAACGGTGGCAGCACCCTCAACCTGCTGGCGCTTGAGGCATTGAGCGACAGCGTGATCGGCTACGGCGGCGACAAGGTGCTGATTGCCAGCAAGGCCGCCCGCCGCCAGATCAGCACAGCCTCCCGTCAGGCCGGCGGCGAGCTGTATGAGGTGATCGACGGCCGCCACTATTTCGAGGGGATCGAAATCCTGCTGGTGGAGGAGGACGCCGAGGGCCATGCCGTGCTCGGTTACGACGAACCGGCAGGCACCACCTCCATCTACTGCTGCGTACTGGGCGATGCGGCGGTCTGCGGTCTGCAGGGTCCGTTTGAGGGCAGGTATGGCATTGCGGTGCGTGATTTCGGGGAGGTGCATGACGCACCGGTGTTCCGCACGCGGGTGGATTGGTACGTGGGCTTTGCCGTCTGCAACCGCAAGGCAGCGGCCCGCCTCTACAACGTCGCGCCCATGCCGCTGGTGCTGCCCTAA